A part of Phoenix dactylifera cultivar Barhee BC4 chromosome 2, palm_55x_up_171113_PBpolish2nd_filt_p, whole genome shotgun sequence genomic DNA contains:
- the LOC103716876 gene encoding uncharacterized protein LOC103716876 yields MTGQKPLMLKEYLELDSDLESCSGSGCTLRRGDSTTMRFLLEAELRRGEGRLVRARSKGTLTRLSAVIHALRLLPFGASSSRCRSCHDRFLTRSLSKRFRGSFRKKRGKEEENETRVRVKDIVRLSSFEEEGEERKSFELASPLVGSRSSWWELAFLRSSIGSSECLGEIDAAGDVTGNDKNGSPPPRSPTGRMAVGGDSVSVETPTGHRAPKSERMECPGCQSEEKEQLSPVSVMDFPYEEEEEEPSPSPSFQQSLANIERTKLHLLQKIRRFEGLAELEPMDLEDRLSSFEDQLESSEHVASDEGEDGHIETVEMRAWDLLWDLEARARVGPLIEKLLVDFFIERLSSSDSVDHDRPSRCRTHVRITSGAREPVEILKAAREWIDGEAEIKEMEVNGRWRCFHEEEEELAVDLVDVIFGSLVGELVLD; encoded by the exons ATGACGGGACAGAAGCCATTAATGCTCAAGGAGTACCTTGAGCTGGACTCGGATTTGGAGTCCTGCTCTGGGTCAGGGTGCACGCTGCGGCGGGGCGACTCGACCACTATGCGGTTCCTCCTCGAGGCGGAGCTCCGCCGTGGCGAGGGAAGGCTGGTGCGCGCCCGATCCAAGGGTACCCTCACGAGGCTCTCCGCCGTCATCCACGCCCTCAGGCTCCTCCCCTTCGGCGCCTCCTCCTCCAGGTGTCGGTCCTGCCACGACCGATTCCTCACCAGAAGTCTATCGAAGCGGTTTAGAGGAAGCTTccggaagaagagagggaaggaggaagaaaacgAGACTAGAGTGAGGGTCAAAGACATTGTACGGCTAAGTTCGTtcgaggaggaaggagaggaaaggaagtCGTTCGAGTTGGCCTCCCCCCTTGTCGGTAGCCGTAGCAGTTGGTGGGAGTTGGCCTTCCTGCGGTCGTCTATCGGTAGCTCCGAGTGCCTCGGCGAGATCGACGCTGCCGGCGACGTTACCGGCAACGACAAAAACGGCTCTCCGCCGCCGCGTAGCCCGACGGGGAGAATGGCTGTCGGTGGGGATTCCGTTTCCGTCGAGACGCCCACCGGCCACCGAGCCCCCAAG aGCGAAAGGATGGAGTGCCCAGGATGCCAGTCTGAGGAGAAGGAGCAACTAAGCCCGGTGTCTGTGATGGACTTTCCAtatgaggaggaagaagaggagcccTCCCCCTCTCCTTCCTTCCAGCAAAGCCTCGCCAATATCGAGA GAACAAAGCTGCATCTGCTGCAGAAGATCCGACGGTTCGAGGGCCTTGCTGAGCTGGAACCAATGGACCTCGAAGATCGTTTGTCGTCCTTTGAGGACCAGCTGGAATCCAGCGAGCACGTGGCATCGGACGAAGGAGAAGACGGTCACATAGAGACCGTGGAGATGAGGGCATGGGACCTACTCTGGGACCTCGAAGCTAGAGCTCGGGTGGGCCCACTCATCGAGAAGCTTCTGGTGGACTTCTTCATCGAACGGCTGTCCTCCTCCGATAGTGTCGATCACGACCGTCCATCGCGATGCAGGACGCACGTGAGAATAACATCAGGTGCACGCGAGCCGGTGGAGATATTGAAGGCCGCAAGGGAGTGGATCGATGGAGAGGCGGAGATTAAGGAGATGGAGGTGAACggacggtggagatgcttccacgaggaagaggaggagttgGCCGTGGATTTGGTGGATGTGATATTCGGGTCGTTGGTAGGGGAGCTGGTGCTAGATTAA